One genomic window of Branchiostoma lanceolatum isolate klBraLanc5 chromosome 5, klBraLanc5.hap2, whole genome shotgun sequence includes the following:
- the LOC136434699 gene encoding SRSF protein kinase 3-like isoform X6, producing the protein MKEKMEKGEVENSAPVIENGNGKIIPDDPLQEIKDFLRRKDLRGRAKVRRQYVENIMAKAMKKKRPETDSTTTPPSSQEEHYADDHDEDEEVLGSDEDEQEDPQDYCKGGYHPVKIGDLFNSRYHVVRKLGWGHFSTVWLAWDLKPQQSSDPSARGRRFVALKVVKSAAHYTETALDEIKLLKCVRESDEIDPMREKVVQMVDDFKISGVNGTHVCMVFEVLGCHLLKMIIKSNYQGLPLPIVKCIIRQTLQGLEYLHTKCKIIHTDIKPENILLCVDEAFVRKLAAEATHWQQVGAMPSGSAVSTISIIESRNKENLQLQQPTKMSKNKKKKMKKKQKRQMELLELQQKQIEEEDMKKTQGGEGQENMEQGDASTPAATPQEESPVKCQVNNNPVPRPTNMEQEPKNMEVGQEKAEEKQNNSPEKLQNSRVDPQNNQAENVQNNSENKEQQRPLDNDSGLTNSTPSTSTENTENIKTPDSEDGPQSMERASMKTSESSEPISSSTSNPETEESPTSSEQLSVPANTPVTPTTPDTPIEIKMENLCNGEMSGAEKVNEEEEKGQGNGKNDKPEAEVKPSEKEKGRPSRSGEPEKERRNSPDSEPELEHKDNAHVPHERPNRELKPDTIDSKSDKSSHSSTDGKRVPDGYPDFFNPDNADVIKVKIADLGNACWVDHHFTEDIQTRQYRSLEVILGSGYSAPADIWSTACMAFELATGDYLFEPHSGEDYSRDEDHIAHIIELLGYMPKHIALSGKYSREFFNRKGELRHIHKLKYWGLYDVLREKYEWPHQEADEFSSFLMPMLELEQERRATAGECLRHPFLSS; encoded by the exons GCCGGAGACAGATTCGACGACCACACCGCCCAGCAGTCAGGAGGAGCACTACGCAGACGACCATGACGAGGACGAGGAGGTTCTAGGGTCAGACGAGGACGAACAGGAAGACCCTCAGGACTACTGTAAAG GTGGCTACCACCCGGTCAAGATTGGCGACCTGTTCAACAGCCGCTACCATGTGGTGCGCAAGCTGGGCTGGGGACATTTCTCCACCGTCTGGCTGGCCTGGGACCTCAA ACCCCAACAGTCATCAGACCCAAGTGCCAG GGGCCGTAGGTTTGTTGCATTGAAAGTAGTGAAGAGTGCTGCTCACTATACTGAAACGGCCCTGGACGAGATCAAGCTGCTCAAATGT GTAAGAGAGAGTGATGAAATAGACCCCATGAGAGAGAAAGTGGTCCAAATGGTGGACGACTTCAAGATTTCTGGTGTCAATGGAACAC ATGTATGTATGGTATTTGAGGTTCTAGGTTGCCATCTGCTGAAGATGATCATTAAGAGTAACTACCAAGGACTGCCCCTTCCAATTGTTAAGTGTATAATCAGACAG ACCCTCCAAGGGCTGGAGTACCTCCACACGAAGTGCAAGATCATCCACACAGACATCAAACCTGAGAATATCCTGCTGTGTGTTGATGAGGCCTTTGTGAGGAAGCTGGCAGCGGAGGCCACCCACTGGCAGCAGGTCGGCGCCATGCCCTCCGGCTCTGCAGTCAGCACCATCTCCATCATAGAGAGCAGGAACAAAGAG AACCTCCAGCTCCAA CAGCCCACTAAGATGtccaagaacaagaagaagaagatgaagaagaagcaGAAGCGGCAGATGGAGCTGCTGGAGCTGCAGCAGAAACAGATCGAGGAGGAGGACATGAAGAAGACCCAGGGTGGAGAAGGGCAGGAAAATATGGAACAG GGAGATGCCAGCACCCCGGCAGCCACCCCACAGGAGGAGAGCCCAGTAAAATGCCAGGTCAACAACAACCCTGTCCCCAGACCAACCAATatggaacag GAACCAAAGAATATGGAAGTTGGGCAGGAAAAGGCAGAGGAGAAACAGAACAACAGTCCAGAGAAGCTGCAAAACAGCAGGGTGGACCCACAGAACAACCAAGCCGAAAATGTACAGAATAACTCAGAAAACAAGGAGCAACAGAGACCACTGGACAACGACAGCGGTCTGACCAATTCTACACCTTCCACTTCTACAGAGAACACAG aaaatataaaaacCCCTGATAGTGAAGATGGGCCACAATCAATGGAGAGGGCCAGCATGAAGACGTCCGAGAGTTCGGAGCCCATCTCTTCCAGCACTTCCAACCCAGAGACAGAGGAGAGCCCGACGAGCTCCGAGCAGCTGTCCGTTCCAGCCAACACCCCCGTCACGCCCACCACTCCGGACACGCCCATCGAGATCAAGATGGAGAACCTGTGCAACGGGGAGATGAGTGGGGCAGAGAAAGTCAACG AGGAGGAAGAAAAGGGCCAAGGAAACGGCAAAAATGATAAGCCTGAGGCCGAGGTCAAGCCTTCAGAGAAGGAGAAGGGCAGGCCTTCAAGATCCG GAGAGCcggagaaagagagaagaaactctCCTGACAGCGAGCCTGAGCTGGAGCACAAGGACAACGCTCACGTTCCACACGAGAGGCCCAACAGAGAGCTGAAACCCGACACCATTGACTCCAAGTCTGACAAGTCCTCGCACTCTTCTACTGACGGCAAGAGAG TACCTGACGGGTATCCAGATTTCTTCAATCCTGACAATGCTGATGTCATCAAGGTCAAGATTGCTGACCTGGGAAATGCATGTTGGGTG GACCACCACTTTACTGAAGACATCCAGACTCGACAGTACAGAAGCCTGGAGGTGATCCTGGGGTCTGGGTACAGCGCTCCTGCCGACATCTGGAGCACAGCATGTATG GCATTTGAGCTTGCAACAGGTGACTACTTATTCGAACCTCACTCTGGAGAAGACTACTCTCGAGATGAAG ACCATATTGCCCACATCATAGAGCTGCTAGGCTACATGCCCAAGCATATAGCCCTGTCTGGCAAGTACTCCAGAGAATTCTTCAACAGAAAAG GTGAACTGCGCCACATCCACAAGCTGAAGTACTGGGGCCTGTACGACGTTCTGCGCGAGAAGTACGAGTGGCCCCACCAGGAGGCCGACGAGTTCTCCTCCTTCCTCATGCCCATGCTGGAGCTGGAGCAGGAAAGACGTGCCACCGCCGGCGAGTGCCTTAGACATCCCTTCCTCAGCTCCTGA
- the LOC136434699 gene encoding SRSF protein kinase 3-like isoform X1, with amino-acid sequence MKEKMEKGEVENSAPVIENGNGKIIPDDPLQEIKDFLRRKDLRGRAKVRRQYVENIMAKAMKKKRPETDSTTTPPSSQEEHYADDHDEDEEVLGSDEDEQEDPQDYCKGGYHPVKIGDLFNSRYHVVRKLGWGHFSTVWLAWDLKPQQSSDPSARGRRFVALKVVKSAAHYTETALDEIKLLKCVRESDEIDPMREKVVQMVDDFKISGVNGTHVCMVFEVLGCHLLKMIIKSNYQGLPLPIVKCIIRQTLQGLEYLHTKCKIIHTDIKPENILLCVDEAFVRKLAAEATHWQQVGAMPSGSAVSTISIIESRNKENLQLQQPTKMSKNKKKKMKKKQKRQMELLELQQKQIEEEDMKKTQGGEGQENMEQGDASTPAATPQEESPVKCQVNNNPVPRPTNMEQEPKNMEVGQEKAEEKQNNSPEKLQNSRVDPQNNQAENVQNNSENKEQQRPLDNDSGLTNSTPSTSTENTENIKTPDSEDGPQSMERASMKTSESSEPISSSTSNPETEESPTSSEQLSVPANTPVTPTTPDTPIEIKMENLCNGEMSGAEKVNEEEEKGQGNGKNDKPEAEVKPSEKEKGRPSRSGEPEKERRNSPDSEPELEHKDNAHVPHERPNRELKPDTIDSKSDKSSHSSTDGKRVHSTEASEASIKSDSVPDGYPDFFNPDNADVIKVKIADLGNACWVDHHFTEDIQTRQYRSLEVILGSGYSAPADIWSTACMAFELATGDYLFEPHSGEDYSRDEDHIAHIIELLGYMPKHIALSGKYSREFFNRKGELRHIHKLKYWGLYDVLREKYEWPHQEADEFSSFLMPMLELEQERRATAGECLRHPFLSS; translated from the exons GCCGGAGACAGATTCGACGACCACACCGCCCAGCAGTCAGGAGGAGCACTACGCAGACGACCATGACGAGGACGAGGAGGTTCTAGGGTCAGACGAGGACGAACAGGAAGACCCTCAGGACTACTGTAAAG GTGGCTACCACCCGGTCAAGATTGGCGACCTGTTCAACAGCCGCTACCATGTGGTGCGCAAGCTGGGCTGGGGACATTTCTCCACCGTCTGGCTGGCCTGGGACCTCAA ACCCCAACAGTCATCAGACCCAAGTGCCAG GGGCCGTAGGTTTGTTGCATTGAAAGTAGTGAAGAGTGCTGCTCACTATACTGAAACGGCCCTGGACGAGATCAAGCTGCTCAAATGT GTAAGAGAGAGTGATGAAATAGACCCCATGAGAGAGAAAGTGGTCCAAATGGTGGACGACTTCAAGATTTCTGGTGTCAATGGAACAC ATGTATGTATGGTATTTGAGGTTCTAGGTTGCCATCTGCTGAAGATGATCATTAAGAGTAACTACCAAGGACTGCCCCTTCCAATTGTTAAGTGTATAATCAGACAG ACCCTCCAAGGGCTGGAGTACCTCCACACGAAGTGCAAGATCATCCACACAGACATCAAACCTGAGAATATCCTGCTGTGTGTTGATGAGGCCTTTGTGAGGAAGCTGGCAGCGGAGGCCACCCACTGGCAGCAGGTCGGCGCCATGCCCTCCGGCTCTGCAGTCAGCACCATCTCCATCATAGAGAGCAGGAACAAAGAG AACCTCCAGCTCCAA CAGCCCACTAAGATGtccaagaacaagaagaagaagatgaagaagaagcaGAAGCGGCAGATGGAGCTGCTGGAGCTGCAGCAGAAACAGATCGAGGAGGAGGACATGAAGAAGACCCAGGGTGGAGAAGGGCAGGAAAATATGGAACAG GGAGATGCCAGCACCCCGGCAGCCACCCCACAGGAGGAGAGCCCAGTAAAATGCCAGGTCAACAACAACCCTGTCCCCAGACCAACCAATatggaacag GAACCAAAGAATATGGAAGTTGGGCAGGAAAAGGCAGAGGAGAAACAGAACAACAGTCCAGAGAAGCTGCAAAACAGCAGGGTGGACCCACAGAACAACCAAGCCGAAAATGTACAGAATAACTCAGAAAACAAGGAGCAACAGAGACCACTGGACAACGACAGCGGTCTGACCAATTCTACACCTTCCACTTCTACAGAGAACACAG aaaatataaaaacCCCTGATAGTGAAGATGGGCCACAATCAATGGAGAGGGCCAGCATGAAGACGTCCGAGAGTTCGGAGCCCATCTCTTCCAGCACTTCCAACCCAGAGACAGAGGAGAGCCCGACGAGCTCCGAGCAGCTGTCCGTTCCAGCCAACACCCCCGTCACGCCCACCACTCCGGACACGCCCATCGAGATCAAGATGGAGAACCTGTGCAACGGGGAGATGAGTGGGGCAGAGAAAGTCAACG AGGAGGAAGAAAAGGGCCAAGGAAACGGCAAAAATGATAAGCCTGAGGCCGAGGTCAAGCCTTCAGAGAAGGAGAAGGGCAGGCCTTCAAGATCCG GAGAGCcggagaaagagagaagaaactctCCTGACAGCGAGCCTGAGCTGGAGCACAAGGACAACGCTCACGTTCCACACGAGAGGCCCAACAGAGAGCTGAAACCCGACACCATTGACTCCAAGTCTGACAAGTCCTCGCACTCTTCTACTGACGGCAAGAGAG TTCATTCAACTGAAGCAAGTGAGGCCTCCATAAAATCCGACTCAG TACCTGACGGGTATCCAGATTTCTTCAATCCTGACAATGCTGATGTCATCAAGGTCAAGATTGCTGACCTGGGAAATGCATGTTGGGTG GACCACCACTTTACTGAAGACATCCAGACTCGACAGTACAGAAGCCTGGAGGTGATCCTGGGGTCTGGGTACAGCGCTCCTGCCGACATCTGGAGCACAGCATGTATG GCATTTGAGCTTGCAACAGGTGACTACTTATTCGAACCTCACTCTGGAGAAGACTACTCTCGAGATGAAG ACCATATTGCCCACATCATAGAGCTGCTAGGCTACATGCCCAAGCATATAGCCCTGTCTGGCAAGTACTCCAGAGAATTCTTCAACAGAAAAG GTGAACTGCGCCACATCCACAAGCTGAAGTACTGGGGCCTGTACGACGTTCTGCGCGAGAAGTACGAGTGGCCCCACCAGGAGGCCGACGAGTTCTCCTCCTTCCTCATGCCCATGCTGGAGCTGGAGCAGGAAAGACGTGCCACCGCCGGCGAGTGCCTTAGACATCCCTTCCTCAGCTCCTGA
- the LOC136434699 gene encoding SRSF protein kinase 3-like isoform X4, whose product MKEKMEKGEVENSAPVIENGNGKIIPDDPLQEIKDFLRRKDLRGRAKVRRQYVENIMAKAMKKKRPETDSTTTPPSSQEEHYADDHDEDEEVLGSDEDEQEDPQDYCKGGYHPVKIGDLFNSRYHVVRKLGWGHFSTVWLAWDLKPQQSSDPSARGRRFVALKVVKSAAHYTETALDEIKLLKCVRESDEIDPMREKVVQMVDDFKISGVNGTHVCMVFEVLGCHLLKMIIKSNYQGLPLPIVKCIIRQTLQGLEYLHTKCKIIHTDIKPENILLCVDEAFVRKLAAEATHWQQVGAMPSGSAVSTISIIESRNKEPTKMSKNKKKKMKKKQKRQMELLELQQKQIEEEDMKKTQGGEGQENMEQGDASTPAATPQEESPVKCQVNNNPVPRPTNMEQEPKNMEVGQEKAEEKQNNSPEKLQNSRVDPQNNQAENVQNNSENKEQQRPLDNDSGLTNSTPSTSTENTENIKTPDSEDGPQSMERASMKTSESSEPISSSTSNPETEESPTSSEQLSVPANTPVTPTTPDTPIEIKMENLCNGEMSGAEKVNEEEEKGQGNGKNDKPEAEVKPSEKEKGRPSRSGEPEKERRNSPDSEPELEHKDNAHVPHERPNRELKPDTIDSKSDKSSHSSTDGKRVHSTEASEASIKSDSVPDGYPDFFNPDNADVIKVKIADLGNACWVDHHFTEDIQTRQYRSLEVILGSGYSAPADIWSTACMAFELATGDYLFEPHSGEDYSRDEDHIAHIIELLGYMPKHIALSGKYSREFFNRKGELRHIHKLKYWGLYDVLREKYEWPHQEADEFSSFLMPMLELEQERRATAGECLRHPFLSS is encoded by the exons GCCGGAGACAGATTCGACGACCACACCGCCCAGCAGTCAGGAGGAGCACTACGCAGACGACCATGACGAGGACGAGGAGGTTCTAGGGTCAGACGAGGACGAACAGGAAGACCCTCAGGACTACTGTAAAG GTGGCTACCACCCGGTCAAGATTGGCGACCTGTTCAACAGCCGCTACCATGTGGTGCGCAAGCTGGGCTGGGGACATTTCTCCACCGTCTGGCTGGCCTGGGACCTCAA ACCCCAACAGTCATCAGACCCAAGTGCCAG GGGCCGTAGGTTTGTTGCATTGAAAGTAGTGAAGAGTGCTGCTCACTATACTGAAACGGCCCTGGACGAGATCAAGCTGCTCAAATGT GTAAGAGAGAGTGATGAAATAGACCCCATGAGAGAGAAAGTGGTCCAAATGGTGGACGACTTCAAGATTTCTGGTGTCAATGGAACAC ATGTATGTATGGTATTTGAGGTTCTAGGTTGCCATCTGCTGAAGATGATCATTAAGAGTAACTACCAAGGACTGCCCCTTCCAATTGTTAAGTGTATAATCAGACAG ACCCTCCAAGGGCTGGAGTACCTCCACACGAAGTGCAAGATCATCCACACAGACATCAAACCTGAGAATATCCTGCTGTGTGTTGATGAGGCCTTTGTGAGGAAGCTGGCAGCGGAGGCCACCCACTGGCAGCAGGTCGGCGCCATGCCCTCCGGCTCTGCAGTCAGCACCATCTCCATCATAGAGAGCAGGAACAAAGAG CCCACTAAGATGtccaagaacaagaagaagaagatgaagaagaagcaGAAGCGGCAGATGGAGCTGCTGGAGCTGCAGCAGAAACAGATCGAGGAGGAGGACATGAAGAAGACCCAGGGTGGAGAAGGGCAGGAAAATATGGAACAG GGAGATGCCAGCACCCCGGCAGCCACCCCACAGGAGGAGAGCCCAGTAAAATGCCAGGTCAACAACAACCCTGTCCCCAGACCAACCAATatggaacag GAACCAAAGAATATGGAAGTTGGGCAGGAAAAGGCAGAGGAGAAACAGAACAACAGTCCAGAGAAGCTGCAAAACAGCAGGGTGGACCCACAGAACAACCAAGCCGAAAATGTACAGAATAACTCAGAAAACAAGGAGCAACAGAGACCACTGGACAACGACAGCGGTCTGACCAATTCTACACCTTCCACTTCTACAGAGAACACAG aaaatataaaaacCCCTGATAGTGAAGATGGGCCACAATCAATGGAGAGGGCCAGCATGAAGACGTCCGAGAGTTCGGAGCCCATCTCTTCCAGCACTTCCAACCCAGAGACAGAGGAGAGCCCGACGAGCTCCGAGCAGCTGTCCGTTCCAGCCAACACCCCCGTCACGCCCACCACTCCGGACACGCCCATCGAGATCAAGATGGAGAACCTGTGCAACGGGGAGATGAGTGGGGCAGAGAAAGTCAACG AGGAGGAAGAAAAGGGCCAAGGAAACGGCAAAAATGATAAGCCTGAGGCCGAGGTCAAGCCTTCAGAGAAGGAGAAGGGCAGGCCTTCAAGATCCG GAGAGCcggagaaagagagaagaaactctCCTGACAGCGAGCCTGAGCTGGAGCACAAGGACAACGCTCACGTTCCACACGAGAGGCCCAACAGAGAGCTGAAACCCGACACCATTGACTCCAAGTCTGACAAGTCCTCGCACTCTTCTACTGACGGCAAGAGAG TTCATTCAACTGAAGCAAGTGAGGCCTCCATAAAATCCGACTCAG TACCTGACGGGTATCCAGATTTCTTCAATCCTGACAATGCTGATGTCATCAAGGTCAAGATTGCTGACCTGGGAAATGCATGTTGGGTG GACCACCACTTTACTGAAGACATCCAGACTCGACAGTACAGAAGCCTGGAGGTGATCCTGGGGTCTGGGTACAGCGCTCCTGCCGACATCTGGAGCACAGCATGTATG GCATTTGAGCTTGCAACAGGTGACTACTTATTCGAACCTCACTCTGGAGAAGACTACTCTCGAGATGAAG ACCATATTGCCCACATCATAGAGCTGCTAGGCTACATGCCCAAGCATATAGCCCTGTCTGGCAAGTACTCCAGAGAATTCTTCAACAGAAAAG GTGAACTGCGCCACATCCACAAGCTGAAGTACTGGGGCCTGTACGACGTTCTGCGCGAGAAGTACGAGTGGCCCCACCAGGAGGCCGACGAGTTCTCCTCCTTCCTCATGCCCATGCTGGAGCTGGAGCAGGAAAGACGTGCCACCGCCGGCGAGTGCCTTAGACATCCCTTCCTCAGCTCCTGA
- the LOC136434699 gene encoding SRSF protein kinase 3-like isoform X5: protein MKEKMEKGEVENSAPVIENGNGKIIPDDPLQEIKDFLRRKDLRGRAKVRRQYVENIMAKAMKKKRPETDSTTTPPSSQEEHYADDHDEDEEVLGSDEDEQEDPQDYCKGGYHPVKIGDLFNSRYHVVRKLGWGHFSTVWLAWDLKGRRFVALKVVKSAAHYTETALDEIKLLKCVRESDEIDPMREKVVQMVDDFKISGVNGTHVCMVFEVLGCHLLKMIIKSNYQGLPLPIVKCIIRQTLQGLEYLHTKCKIIHTDIKPENILLCVDEAFVRKLAAEATHWQQVGAMPSGSAVSTISIIESRNKENLQLQQPTKMSKNKKKKMKKKQKRQMELLELQQKQIEEEDMKKTQGGEGQENMEQGDASTPAATPQEESPVKCQVNNNPVPRPTNMEQEPKNMEVGQEKAEEKQNNSPEKLQNSRVDPQNNQAENVQNNSENKEQQRPLDNDSGLTNSTPSTSTENTENIKTPDSEDGPQSMERASMKTSESSEPISSSTSNPETEESPTSSEQLSVPANTPVTPTTPDTPIEIKMENLCNGEMSGAEKVNEEEEKGQGNGKNDKPEAEVKPSEKEKGRPSRSGEPEKERRNSPDSEPELEHKDNAHVPHERPNRELKPDTIDSKSDKSSHSSTDGKRVHSTEASEASIKSDSVPDGYPDFFNPDNADVIKVKIADLGNACWVDHHFTEDIQTRQYRSLEVILGSGYSAPADIWSTACMAFELATGDYLFEPHSGEDYSRDEDHIAHIIELLGYMPKHIALSGKYSREFFNRKGELRHIHKLKYWGLYDVLREKYEWPHQEADEFSSFLMPMLELEQERRATAGECLRHPFLSS, encoded by the exons GCCGGAGACAGATTCGACGACCACACCGCCCAGCAGTCAGGAGGAGCACTACGCAGACGACCATGACGAGGACGAGGAGGTTCTAGGGTCAGACGAGGACGAACAGGAAGACCCTCAGGACTACTGTAAAG GTGGCTACCACCCGGTCAAGATTGGCGACCTGTTCAACAGCCGCTACCATGTGGTGCGCAAGCTGGGCTGGGGACATTTCTCCACCGTCTGGCTGGCCTGGGACCTCAA GGGCCGTAGGTTTGTTGCATTGAAAGTAGTGAAGAGTGCTGCTCACTATACTGAAACGGCCCTGGACGAGATCAAGCTGCTCAAATGT GTAAGAGAGAGTGATGAAATAGACCCCATGAGAGAGAAAGTGGTCCAAATGGTGGACGACTTCAAGATTTCTGGTGTCAATGGAACAC ATGTATGTATGGTATTTGAGGTTCTAGGTTGCCATCTGCTGAAGATGATCATTAAGAGTAACTACCAAGGACTGCCCCTTCCAATTGTTAAGTGTATAATCAGACAG ACCCTCCAAGGGCTGGAGTACCTCCACACGAAGTGCAAGATCATCCACACAGACATCAAACCTGAGAATATCCTGCTGTGTGTTGATGAGGCCTTTGTGAGGAAGCTGGCAGCGGAGGCCACCCACTGGCAGCAGGTCGGCGCCATGCCCTCCGGCTCTGCAGTCAGCACCATCTCCATCATAGAGAGCAGGAACAAAGAG AACCTCCAGCTCCAA CAGCCCACTAAGATGtccaagaacaagaagaagaagatgaagaagaagcaGAAGCGGCAGATGGAGCTGCTGGAGCTGCAGCAGAAACAGATCGAGGAGGAGGACATGAAGAAGACCCAGGGTGGAGAAGGGCAGGAAAATATGGAACAG GGAGATGCCAGCACCCCGGCAGCCACCCCACAGGAGGAGAGCCCAGTAAAATGCCAGGTCAACAACAACCCTGTCCCCAGACCAACCAATatggaacag GAACCAAAGAATATGGAAGTTGGGCAGGAAAAGGCAGAGGAGAAACAGAACAACAGTCCAGAGAAGCTGCAAAACAGCAGGGTGGACCCACAGAACAACCAAGCCGAAAATGTACAGAATAACTCAGAAAACAAGGAGCAACAGAGACCACTGGACAACGACAGCGGTCTGACCAATTCTACACCTTCCACTTCTACAGAGAACACAG aaaatataaaaacCCCTGATAGTGAAGATGGGCCACAATCAATGGAGAGGGCCAGCATGAAGACGTCCGAGAGTTCGGAGCCCATCTCTTCCAGCACTTCCAACCCAGAGACAGAGGAGAGCCCGACGAGCTCCGAGCAGCTGTCCGTTCCAGCCAACACCCCCGTCACGCCCACCACTCCGGACACGCCCATCGAGATCAAGATGGAGAACCTGTGCAACGGGGAGATGAGTGGGGCAGAGAAAGTCAACG AGGAGGAAGAAAAGGGCCAAGGAAACGGCAAAAATGATAAGCCTGAGGCCGAGGTCAAGCCTTCAGAGAAGGAGAAGGGCAGGCCTTCAAGATCCG GAGAGCcggagaaagagagaagaaactctCCTGACAGCGAGCCTGAGCTGGAGCACAAGGACAACGCTCACGTTCCACACGAGAGGCCCAACAGAGAGCTGAAACCCGACACCATTGACTCCAAGTCTGACAAGTCCTCGCACTCTTCTACTGACGGCAAGAGAG TTCATTCAACTGAAGCAAGTGAGGCCTCCATAAAATCCGACTCAG TACCTGACGGGTATCCAGATTTCTTCAATCCTGACAATGCTGATGTCATCAAGGTCAAGATTGCTGACCTGGGAAATGCATGTTGGGTG GACCACCACTTTACTGAAGACATCCAGACTCGACAGTACAGAAGCCTGGAGGTGATCCTGGGGTCTGGGTACAGCGCTCCTGCCGACATCTGGAGCACAGCATGTATG GCATTTGAGCTTGCAACAGGTGACTACTTATTCGAACCTCACTCTGGAGAAGACTACTCTCGAGATGAAG ACCATATTGCCCACATCATAGAGCTGCTAGGCTACATGCCCAAGCATATAGCCCTGTCTGGCAAGTACTCCAGAGAATTCTTCAACAGAAAAG GTGAACTGCGCCACATCCACAAGCTGAAGTACTGGGGCCTGTACGACGTTCTGCGCGAGAAGTACGAGTGGCCCCACCAGGAGGCCGACGAGTTCTCCTCCTTCCTCATGCCCATGCTGGAGCTGGAGCAGGAAAGACGTGCCACCGCCGGCGAGTGCCTTAGACATCCCTTCCTCAGCTCCTGA